The proteins below come from a single Excalfactoria chinensis isolate bCotChi1 chromosome 7, bCotChi1.hap2, whole genome shotgun sequence genomic window:
- the CAVIN2 gene encoding caveolae-associated protein 2, with protein MGEAAGGSAVPPPAEAAGGGQQVNALTVLALLEKLVSMLESVEGQQRQMEQRQRGLEGAVKGIQGDLGKLCRSHGATGAAVEKLLEKSQKVCAHTRAVRERLERQCAQVRRLEQHHAQLLRRERFKVLIFQEENEIPASVFAKEPIPSITEGKEEPMDENKTLEETLHTVELSSEDDIHPEDDAGDSADEKAEESRAEKIKRTGLKKVDSLKKAFSRQNIEKKMNKISTKIVSPERREKIKKSLTVHHQKSSSSKSSPFKVPLGFNVKKSREGESPAEAEDRPADTASTDRAENEEMSFADMHSEMTPTTSLAEESKAVIDSLEKEARMEAAATTNNSIELSIVEDDEEYGMPLEDSEQKLYDERSKPVSGEMEESDEETTRAAVLQIDQTA; from the exons AtgggggaggcggcggggggcAGCGCGGTGCCGCCGCCGGCGGAGGCTGCGGGCGGAGGGCAGCAGGTGAACGCCCTGACCGTGCTGGCCCTGCTGGAGAAGCTGGTGTCCATGCTGGAGTCGGTGGAAGGGCAGCAGCGGCAGATGGAGCAGAGGCAGCGGGGGCTGGAAGGGGCGGTGAAGGGCAtccagggggacctgggcaAGCTGTGCCGCAGCCACGGGGCTACGGGGGCGGCggtggagaagctgctggagaagtcGCAGAAGGTGTGCGCGCACACCCGCGCCGTGCGAGAGCGGCTCGAGAGGCAGTGCGCGCAGGTTCGGCGTTTGGAACAGCACCACGCGCAGCTCCTGCGCAGGGAACGCTTTAAAGTGCTCATCTTCCAG gaggaaaatgagATCCCTGCCAGCGTTTTTGCAAAGGAGCCCATTCCCAGCatcacagaaggaaaggaagagccCATGGATGAGAACAAAACGCTGGAAGAAACCTTGCATACGGTGGAATTGTCTTCGGAGGATGACATACATCCTGAAGATGATGCAGGTGACAGTGCAGACGAGAAAGCAGAAGAGTCCAGAgctgagaaaattaaaaggaCCGGCCTCAAGAAGGTCGACAGCCTCAAGAAAGCGTTCTCCCGCCAAAACATCGAGAAGAAGATGAACAAGATCAGCACGAAGATCGTCTCACCTGAACGGAGAGAAAAGATTAAGAAATCCCTTACAGTGCACCATCAGAAATCGTCCTCTTCCAAGAGTTCGCCTTTCAAAGTTCCGCTCGGGTTCAACGTGAAGAAATCCCGTGAAGGAGAAAGCCCCGCCGAAGCCGAAGACAGACCAGCAGATACAGCGAGCACCGACCGGGCCGAGAACGAGGAGATGTCATTCGCCGACATGCACTCAGAGATGACCCCCACCACGTCTCTGGCTGAGGAGAGCAAAGCGGTCATTGATTCTTTGGAGAAGGAAGCCAGGATGGAAGCCGCTGCCACGACAAACAACAGCATTGAGCTGTCCATCGTTGAGGATGATGAAGAGTATGGGATGCCTCTCGAAGACTCCGAACAGAAACTGTATGATGAAAGGAGCAAACCGGTCAGCGGGGAAATGGAAGAATCTGATGAAGAAACAACCCgagcagctgttctgcagataGACCAAACGGCCTAA